Genomic window (Spirosoma sp. KCTC 42546):
AACAATACGGGCCTGAAGAACCTGCCTCCCACTAATTCGGCGATGATCTGGTATCCATACGCGGCCTCTAAAGAGTTTCCCGAATTGGCGCAGGGTGGACGTAGTGCCATGGCGGGTGCGTTTTATACCTACGACAAGAATTCGTCCTCCAAAACAAAATTCCCGGAATACTACGATGGTGCCTTGTTCGTCTTCGACTGGATGCGCAACTGGGTGCTGGCCGTTCGGGTCGATAAGGACGATAACTATAGTCGGAATGAGCCATTTATGGCTGCAAACGGCGATTTTCGGCGACCTATCGATCTGGCTTTCAGTAAAGATGGCGTCATGTATATGCTGGAATACGGCTCGGTCTATGGAGCCGATAACGACGATGCCCGTTTAGTGAAAATTGAATACAATACTGGCAATCGTCCACCAACGGTTAAGGCCAATGTGGTTGATTCGGTGGCGATGGCGATCCATAACTCACGCTCGTATCTAACCTCCGATGGACAAAATGCGCCTGTGCAGCACGAAGCTGCCGGGCCCGCTCCGCTGCGTGTGAAATTCAGTGGGCGCGGTACTGATCTTGACGATGACGATGCCATTACCTATGAATGGCTATTTGATGGTAAAACGGTTGGCGCCCAGCGCCCGATGGCGACCTACACATACACGCAGCCTGGTGTATATAATGCCATTCTGAGAGCAACGGATCAGAAAGGTTTAGTCGGTACAGATACGATCGTGGTGAAGGTTGGTAATGCCAAACCGGAAGTTGTCATTGAGACGCCTGATAACAAATCGTTTTTCTGGGAAAATAAGCCGTTTACGTACACGGTAAACGTGACGGACAAAGAAGATGGGAAAGTTGATCCCAAGCGGATCAAGGTGTATTCCGAATACAGCGCTCAACCCCGAACTGCCTCACCTGCGGTGGTGCAACAAGGGCATCAGGACCTGGCCTCTATCGGAAACGGGTCGATTGGAAAGATGCTCATGGCAAGCAGCGACTGTAAAGCCTGTCATACGATTGATAAACCATCTGTTGGGCCAACGTTTCTGGCCGTGGCCGACCGCTATAAAGGGCAGGCCGGAAGTGTGGACAAGCTGGCGAAAAAGATCATCGAAGGCGGGGGCGGCAACTGGAGCAAAGACCACCTCATGAGTGCGCACCCACAGATTCCGCCACAGGACGCGCAGGAAATGGTGAAGTACATTTTCTCGCTGACCGACGCCCGTAAGCAGAAAGTGGCACCGTTGCAGGGTAGCCTCGCACTAAACGAGCATAAACCAGAAGATACCCGAGGTCAGTATACACTCATGGCTTCCTATACCGATAAAGGCGCATCCACGCCGGGCGGAAAGGTTGTAGGACCACTTACGAGTAGCGAAGTAGTTACGCTGCGAAGTGCGAACGTGAAAACGATAAACGCCGATGCGTATGTGGGCTTCCCAAGGTTTGGAAATCGCTTAAATGCGGGTAGTCACAAAGCGTATGTCCTCCTGAAAGGGATTGACATGACCACCATCAAATCGCTGACGTACGATTATTCGTCGCTCAATAAAGATGGCGATATTGAAGTTCGGCTGGATTCGTACGCCGGTCCCGTCGTTAGTCGAGCACCCTACAAAGCTACCGGCGACTGGAAAACCACGAATAAGGTGACGGGCACCTTCGATAAGGCGTTCACGGGGAAACATGATGTGTATGTGATCGTGATGAAGCGCGACAAACCCAACGATAACATCATTCAGTTGAACAGCATCCAGTTTAATCAATAGGAGCGTCATTAATGCAATGAGCCGTGCTACAGTTGTAACTGTGGCACGGCTCATTGCATTAATGACGCTTTTAATATTCAATAATCTCCAACCGCCATTCAGTGAGATTTTTTTGTATTTTATTTTCTATACAAACAGCTGACGTTTTCGCTTGGCTACGCCGAGCGAGGACTATCTCTTCAAGGGCCTCTGGCCCGTTTTTAATATAGACTTTGCTA
Coding sequences:
- a CDS encoding ThuA domain-containing protein, with amino-acid sequence MNTQKNATHTGMTTTVSESVIGTAPAPTAPKRANPPRILVFSKTKGWKHTSIPFGIAAFQKLGRENNFRVDTTKNAAYFNDDSLRNYQAVVWLSTTGNVLNQVQQAAFERYIQAGGGYLGIHAAADTEYDWPWYNKLAGGYFASHPSQSNVRKATVDVTDKNHSSTSMLPDHWERTDEWYNYRSLYSDLHVLASLDESTYEGGINGSNHPIAWYHEFDGGRAYYTGGGHEDSSFSEPLFVQHLLGALNWVMGTGKALDYSKAHAVVMPEENRFVKTVLVNDLNEPMELAVADDGRVFFTERSGNLWVYNNRTNTYKVIHRFAVTTKQGFGVQGITLDPKFSTNHWLYVYYSPNTDKDPTYHLSRFVVKADNSLDLTSEKVLLKLPGEFEASAHHGGSLAWDKEGNLFLSTGDNTNPFPSNGYSPIDERPDHLTLDAQRTAANTNDLRGKVLRIHPQADGTYTIPDGNLFPKGTAQTRPEIYTMGLRNPYRIAVNPKSSVLYWGEIGPDAGKDSTIGPRGYDEFNQAKKPGNYGWPLFIGNSQPYPKLDFATNALGPKFDPKAPVNNSVNNTGLKNLPPTNSAMIWYPYAASKEFPELAQGGRSAMAGAFYTYDKNSSSKTKFPEYYDGALFVFDWMRNWVLAVRVDKDDNYSRNEPFMAANGDFRRPIDLAFSKDGVMYMLEYGSVYGADNDDARLVKIEYNTGNRPPTVKANVVDSVAMAIHNSRSYLTSDGQNAPVQHEAAGPAPLRVKFSGRGTDLDDDDAITYEWLFDGKTVGAQRPMATYTYTQPGVYNAILRATDQKGLVGTDTIVVKVGNAKPEVVIETPDNKSFFWENKPFTYTVNVTDKEDGKVDPKRIKVYSEYSAQPRTASPAVVQQGHQDLASIGNGSIGKMLMASSDCKACHTIDKPSVGPTFLAVADRYKGQAGSVDKLAKKIIEGGGGNWSKDHLMSAHPQIPPQDAQEMVKYIFSLTDARKQKVAPLQGSLALNEHKPEDTRGQYTLMASYTDKGASTPGGKVVGPLTSSEVVTLRSANVKTINADAYVGFPRFGNRLNAGSHKAYVLLKGIDMTTIKSLTYDYSSLNKDGDIEVRLDSYAGPVVSRAPYKATGDWKTTNKVTGTFDKAFTGKHDVYVIVMKRDKPNDNIIQLNSIQFNQ